In a genomic window of Streptomyces katrae:
- the rplA gene encoding 50S ribosomal protein L1: MKRSKTLRAADAKVDREKLYAPLEAVRLAKETSTTKFDATVEVAFRLGVDPRKADQMVRGTVNLPHGTGKTARVLVFATGDRAAAAEAAGADIVGDDELINEIAKGNRLNEFDAVVATPDLMGKVGRLGRVLGPRGLMPNPKTGTVTMDVAKAVTDIKGGKIEFRVDKHSNLHFIIGKVSFSDEQLVENYAAALDEIVRLKPSAAKGRYIKKAALSTTMGPGIQLDSNRTRNLLVEEDPAAV; encoded by the coding sequence GTGAAGCGCAGCAAGACTCTCCGCGCTGCGGACGCCAAGGTCGACCGGGAGAAGCTCTACGCTCCCCTCGAGGCCGTCCGTCTCGCCAAGGAGACCAGCACCACCAAGTTCGACGCCACCGTCGAGGTTGCCTTCCGCCTGGGTGTCGACCCGCGCAAGGCCGACCAGATGGTCCGCGGCACCGTGAACCTCCCGCACGGCACCGGTAAGACCGCCCGGGTCCTGGTCTTCGCGACCGGTGACCGTGCTGCGGCCGCGGAAGCCGCCGGCGCCGACATCGTCGGCGACGACGAGCTGATCAACGAGATCGCCAAGGGCAACCGCCTCAACGAGTTCGACGCCGTCGTGGCGACCCCGGACCTCATGGGCAAGGTCGGCCGCCTCGGCCGCGTGCTCGGTCCGCGTGGTCTCATGCCGAACCCGAAGACCGGCACCGTCACCATGGACGTCGCCAAGGCTGTCACCGACATCAAGGGTGGCAAGATCGAGTTCCGCGTCGACAAGCACTCGAACCTGCACTTCATCATCGGCAAGGTCTCCTTCTCCGATGAGCAGCTGGTCGAGAACTACGCGGCGGCGCTGGACGAGATCGTCCGTCTGAAGCCGTCCGCCGCCAAGGGCCGCTACATCAAGAAGGCCGCCCTGAGCACCACGATGGGCCCCGGCATCCAGCTGGACTCCAACCGCACCCGGAACCTCCTCGTCGAGGAAGACCCGGCCGCGGTCTGA
- the rplL gene encoding 50S ribosomal protein L7/L12 — translation MAKLSQEDLLAQFEEMTLIELSEFVKAFEEKFDVTAAAAVAVAAPGAPGAGAVAEVEEKDEFDVILTAAGDKKIQVIKVVRELTSLGLKEAKDLVDGTPKPVLEKANKEAADKAAEALKAAGASVEVK, via the coding sequence ATGGCGAAGCTCTCTCAGGAAGACCTCCTCGCCCAGTTCGAGGAGATGACCCTCATCGAGCTCTCCGAGTTCGTGAAGGCCTTCGAGGAGAAGTTCGACGTCACCGCCGCCGCGGCCGTCGCCGTCGCCGCCCCGGGTGCCCCGGGCGCCGGTGCCGTGGCCGAGGTCGAGGAGAAGGACGAGTTCGACGTCATCCTCACCGCCGCCGGTGACAAGAAGATCCAGGTCATCAAGGTCGTGCGCGAGCTGACCTCCCTGGGTCTGAAGGAGGCCAAGGACCTCGTCGACGGCACCCCGAAGCCGGTCCTCGAGAAGGCCAACAAGGAAGCCGCTGACAAGGCCGCTGAGGCCCTCAAGGCCGCTGGCGCCTCGGTCGAGGTCAAGTAA
- the nusG gene encoding transcription termination/antitermination protein NusG, which translates to MSDPNLNASHDSVESVEDELDIVEAADAVDPDEAELADAEAGIAAEEAALHVEDADDEAEADEDSEDEGVEDSEDEGDVEDAAPAEDAEEAEEAAPAEPVDPIQALRDELRLLPGEWYVIHTYAGYEKRVKANLEQRAVSLNVEEFIYQAEVPEEEIVQIKNGERKNVRQNKLPGYVLVRMDLTNESWGVVRNTPGVTGFVGNAYDPYPLTLDEIVKMLAPEAQEKAAKQAAEEAGLPAPAVKRTIEVLDFEVGDSVTVTDGPFATLQATINEINPDSKKVKGLVEIFGRETPVELSFDQIQKN; encoded by the coding sequence GTGTCTGACCCGAACCTGAACGCGAGCCACGACTCCGTCGAGTCCGTCGAGGACGAGCTCGACATCGTCGAGGCGGCAGACGCTGTGGACCCCGACGAGGCCGAGCTCGCCGACGCCGAGGCCGGCATCGCCGCCGAGGAGGCCGCGCTGCACGTCGAGGACGCTGACGACGAGGCCGAGGCCGACGAGGACTCCGAGGACGAGGGCGTCGAGGACTCCGAGGACGAGGGCGACGTCGAGGACGCCGCTCCGGCCGAGGACGCGGAGGAGGCCGAGGAGGCCGCTCCCGCCGAGCCCGTCGACCCGATCCAGGCCCTGCGCGACGAGCTGCGCCTGCTCCCCGGCGAGTGGTACGTGATCCACACCTACGCGGGCTACGAGAAGCGCGTGAAGGCGAACCTGGAGCAGCGTGCCGTCTCGCTGAACGTCGAGGAGTTCATCTACCAGGCCGAGGTGCCCGAGGAAGAGATCGTCCAGATCAAGAACGGCGAGCGCAAGAACGTCCGGCAGAACAAGCTGCCCGGCTACGTTCTCGTCCGCATGGACCTGACGAACGAGTCCTGGGGCGTCGTCCGCAACACCCCCGGCGTCACCGGCTTCGTCGGCAACGCGTACGACCCGTACCCGCTGACCCTGGACGAGATCGTCAAGATGCTCGCCCCGGAGGCGCAGGAGAAGGCCGCCAAGCAGGCCGCCGAGGAAGCCGGTCTCCCGGCCCCCGCCGTCAAGCGCACCATCGAGGTCCTGGACTTCGAGGTCGGCGACTCGGTCACCGTCACCGACGGCCCGTTCGCGACGCTCCAGGCGACGATCAACGAGATCAACCCGGACTCGAAGAAGGTCAAGGGCCTCGTCGAGATCTTCGGCCGCGAGACCCCGGTCGAGCTGAGCTTCGACCAGATTCAGAAGAACTGA
- a CDS encoding pyridoxal phosphate-dependent aminotransferase, protein MTSATPSSERRVSARIGAISESATLAVDAKAKALKAAGRPVIGFGAGEPDFPTPDYIVEAAVAACRDPKFHRYTPAGGLPELKKAIAAKTLRDSGYEVDASQVLVTNGGKQAIYEAFAAILDPGDEVIVPAPYWTTYPESIRLAGGVPVEVVADETTGYRVSVEQLEAARTERTKVVLFVSPSNPTGAVYSEDDARAIGEWAAGHGLWVLTDEIYEHLVYGDAKFTSLPVLVPALRDKCIVVNGVAKTYAMTGWRVGWVIAPQDVIKAATNLQSHATSNVSNVAQVAALAAVSGDLEAVAEMRKAFDRRRQTMVKMLNEIDGVFCPTPEGAFYAYPSVKELLGKEIRGKRPQTSVELAALILDEAEVAVVPGEAFGTPGYLRLSYALGDEDLVEGVTRIQNLLAEAKA, encoded by the coding sequence ATGACCTCTGCAACGCCTTCCTCCGAGCGCCGGGTGTCCGCCCGTATCGGCGCCATTTCCGAGTCCGCGACCCTCGCCGTCGACGCCAAGGCCAAGGCCCTCAAGGCCGCCGGGCGCCCGGTGATCGGCTTCGGCGCGGGCGAGCCCGACTTCCCGACTCCGGACTACATCGTCGAGGCGGCGGTCGCGGCCTGCCGCGACCCGAAGTTCCACCGCTACACGCCGGCCGGCGGTCTGCCCGAGCTCAAGAAGGCCATCGCCGCCAAGACGCTGCGCGACTCCGGCTACGAGGTGGACGCGTCGCAGGTCCTGGTGACCAACGGCGGCAAGCAGGCCATCTACGAGGCCTTCGCGGCGATCCTCGACCCGGGCGACGAGGTCATCGTCCCGGCCCCGTACTGGACCACCTACCCGGAGTCGATCCGCCTCGCCGGCGGCGTCCCGGTCGAGGTCGTCGCCGACGAGACCACCGGGTACCGGGTCTCCGTCGAGCAGCTGGAGGCGGCGCGCACCGAGCGCACCAAGGTCGTCCTGTTCGTCTCCCCGTCCAACCCGACGGGTGCCGTGTACAGCGAGGACGACGCCCGCGCGATCGGCGAGTGGGCCGCCGGGCACGGCCTGTGGGTGCTGACCGACGAGATCTACGAGCACCTGGTCTACGGCGACGCGAAGTTCACCTCGCTGCCCGTGCTGGTCCCGGCCCTGCGCGACAAGTGCATCGTCGTCAACGGCGTCGCCAAGACGTACGCGATGACGGGCTGGCGCGTGGGCTGGGTCATCGCCCCGCAGGACGTCATCAAGGCCGCGACCAACCTGCAGTCGCACGCCACCTCCAACGTCTCCAACGTGGCGCAGGTCGCCGCGCTGGCCGCCGTATCGGGCGACCTGGAGGCCGTCGCGGAGATGCGCAAGGCCTTCGACCGCCGCCGCCAGACGATGGTCAAGATGCTGAACGAGATCGACGGCGTCTTCTGCCCGACCCCCGAGGGCGCGTTCTACGCGTACCCGTCGGTCAAGGAGCTGCTCGGCAAGGAGATCCGCGGCAAGCGCCCGCAGACCTCGGTCGAGCTCGCCGCGCTGATCCTGGACGAGGCCGAGGTCGCCGTCGTCCCCGGTGAGGCCTTCGGCACCCCCGGCTACCTGCGCCTTTCGTACGCCCTGGGCGACGAGGACCTGGTCGAGGGCGTGACCCGGATCCAGAACCTCCTGGCCGAGGCCAAGGCCTGA
- a CDS encoding LppX_LprAFG lipoprotein — translation MLVYRKKTAMAALAAVLLVGGATTACEGGKKDDGGKAAAATPSAAAPAAGKPAQGAADAAPAAYLEKVKKKSEEITSLRYTMTGTAQGKPVNADVSLRIKPSVAMAMKMTAPGEDGAVEIRLVDGVMYMGSEGAWLKIDVKSANPEAAKQLDGLGAGSGNAAENPGDRAGDLLGAKDLKTVGEETIDGVKTRHVSGTVTIEQMRASLATLTPEAKERQEKSIQKLEGEGIKSMNMDMWIDESDHTKQVRTRAEAAKGPMDMTMKFLDYNKPVDIAAPPADQVMDLGAKGSGQG, via the coding sequence ATGCTCGTGTACCGCAAGAAGACCGCCATGGCCGCACTGGCCGCCGTACTGCTCGTGGGCGGGGCCACGACCGCCTGCGAGGGCGGCAAGAAGGACGACGGGGGCAAGGCCGCGGCCGCGACCCCCTCCGCCGCCGCGCCGGCGGCCGGCAAGCCGGCCCAGGGAGCCGCGGACGCCGCACCGGCCGCGTACCTGGAGAAGGTGAAGAAGAAGTCCGAGGAGATCACCTCGCTGCGCTACACCATGACCGGCACCGCGCAGGGCAAGCCGGTCAACGCGGACGTCTCTCTGCGCATCAAGCCGTCCGTGGCCATGGCCATGAAGATGACCGCGCCGGGCGAGGACGGTGCGGTGGAGATCCGTCTCGTCGACGGGGTCATGTACATGGGCTCCGAGGGTGCCTGGCTGAAGATCGACGTGAAGAGCGCGAACCCGGAGGCCGCCAAGCAGCTGGACGGCCTCGGCGCCGGGTCGGGCAACGCCGCCGAGAACCCGGGCGACCGCGCCGGTGACCTGCTGGGCGCCAAGGACCTCAAGACCGTCGGCGAGGAGACCATCGACGGCGTGAAGACCCGGCACGTCTCCGGCACGGTCACCATCGAGCAGATGCGGGCCTCCCTCGCCACCCTCACTCCCGAGGCCAAGGAACGCCAGGAGAAGTCCATCCAGAAGCTGGAGGGCGAGGGCATCAAGAGCATGAACATGGACATGTGGATCGACGAGAGCGACCACACCAAGCAGGTCCGCACCCGCGCCGAGGCGGCCAAGGGTCCGATGGACATGACGATGAAGTTCCTGGACTACAACAAGCCGGTCGACATCGCCGCCCCGCCGGCCGACCAGGTCATGGACCTCGGCGCCAAGGGCTCCGGCCAGGGCTGA
- the rplJ gene encoding 50S ribosomal protein L10 translates to MARPDKAADVAELEDKFRSSSAVVLTEYRGLTVKQLKTLRRSLGENAQYAVVKNTLTKIAANNAGITSLDDQFTGPTGAAFITGDPVESAKGLRDFAKENPNLIIKGGVLDGKALSADDIKKLADLESREVLLSKLAGAFKGKQSQAASLFQALPSKFVRTAEALRVKLAEQGGAE, encoded by the coding sequence ATGGCAAGGCCCGACAAGGCTGCCGACGTAGCCGAGCTTGAGGACAAGTTCCGCAGCTCCAGCGCCGTCGTGCTGACCGAGTACCGGGGTCTCACCGTGAAGCAGCTCAAGACGCTGCGTCGTTCGCTCGGTGAGAACGCCCAGTACGCCGTGGTGAAGAACACGCTGACCAAGATTGCGGCTAACAACGCCGGGATCACCTCGCTCGACGACCAGTTCACTGGTCCGACGGGTGCCGCCTTCATCACCGGTGACCCGGTGGAGTCGGCCAAGGGTCTTCGTGACTTCGCCAAGGAGAACCCGAACCTGATCATCAAGGGCGGTGTCCTTGATGGCAAGGCGCTGTCCGCCGATGACATCAAGAAGCTTGCGGACCTCGAGTCCCGCGAGGTTCTGCTCAGCAAGCTGGCCGGCGCGTTCAAGGGCAAGCAGTCCCAGGCTGCCTCGCTCTTCCAGGCGCTGCCGTCGAAGTTCGTCCGCACTGCGGAAGCCCTTCGCGTCAAGCTCGCCGAGCAGGGCGGTGCCGAGTAA
- the rpoB gene encoding DNA-directed RNA polymerase subunit beta, which yields MAASRNASTNTNTGASTAPLRISFAKIKEPLEVPNLLALQTESFDWLLGNAAWKSRVESALESGQDVPTKSGLEEIFEEISPIEDFSGSMSLTFRDHRFEPAKNSVDECKERDFTYAAPLFVTAEFTNNETGEIKSQTVFMGDFPLMTNKGTFVINGTERVVVSQLVRSPGVYFDSSIDKTSDKDIFSAKIIPSRGAWLEMEVDKRDMVGVRIDRKRKQSVTVLLKALGWTTEQILEEFGEYESMRATLEKDHTQGQDDALLDIYRKLRPGEPPTREAAQTLLENLYFNPKRYDLAKVGRYKVNKKLGADEPLDAGVLTTDDIIATIKYLVKLHAGETETVGESGREIVVETDDIDHFGNRRIRNVGELIQNQVRTGLARMERVVRERMTTQDVEAITPQTLINIRPVVASIKEFFGTSQLSQFMDQNNPLSGLTHKRRLNALGPGGLSRERAGFEVRDVHPSHYGRMCPIETPEGPNIGLIGSLASYGRINPFGFIETPYRKVVEGVVTDEVDYVTADEEDRFVIAQANARLDDDLRFTENRVLVRKRGGEVDYVEPSDVDYMDVSPRQMVSVATAMIPFLEHDDANRALMGANMMRQAVPLIKAEAPLVGTGMEYRCAVDAGDSIKAEKDGVVQEVSADYITVANDDGTYTTYRVAKFSRSNQGTSVNQKVIVNEGDRIVEAQVLADGPATEEGEMALGKNLLVAFMPWEGHNYEDAIILSQRLVQDDVLSSIHIEEHEVDARDTKLGPEEITRDIPNVSEEVLADLDERGIIRIGADVVAGDILVGKVTPKGETELTPEERLLRAIFGEKAREVRDTSLKVPHGEIGKVIGVRVFDREEGDELPPGVNQLVRVYVAQKRKITDGDKLAGRHGNKGVISKILPIEDMPFLEDGTPVDIILNPLGVPSRMNPGQVLEIHLGWLASRGWDVSGLADEWAQRLQAIGADQVAPGTNVATPVFDGAREDELAGLLQHTIPNRDGERMVLPTGKARLFDGRSGEPFPDPISVGYMYILKLHHLVDDKLHARSTGPYSMITQQPLGGKAQFGGQRFGEMEVWALEAYGAAYALQELLTIKSDDVTGRVKVYEAIVKGENIPEPGIPESFKVLIKEMQSLCLNVEVLSSDGMSIEMRDTDEDVFRAAEELGIDLSRREPSSVEEV from the coding sequence TTGGCCGCCTCGCGCAACGCCTCGACCAATACGAACACCGGTGCCAGCACCGCCCCGCTGCGCATCTCCTTTGCAAAGATCAAGGAGCCCCTCGAGGTTCCGAACCTCCTGGCGCTGCAGACCGAGAGCTTTGACTGGCTGCTCGGCAACGCCGCCTGGAAGTCTCGCGTCGAGTCGGCGCTTGAGAGTGGACAGGACGTCCCCACCAAGTCCGGTCTGGAAGAGATCTTCGAGGAGATCTCGCCGATCGAGGACTTCTCCGGGTCGATGTCGCTGACGTTCCGCGACCACCGGTTCGAGCCGGCGAAGAACTCCGTCGACGAGTGCAAGGAGCGCGACTTCACGTACGCGGCGCCGCTCTTCGTCACGGCCGAGTTCACGAACAACGAGACCGGTGAGATCAAGTCTCAGACGGTCTTCATGGGCGACTTCCCGCTCATGACCAACAAGGGCACCTTCGTCATCAACGGCACCGAGCGCGTCGTCGTGTCGCAGCTCGTCCGTTCCCCGGGTGTCTACTTCGACTCCTCCATCGACAAGACGTCCGACAAGGACATCTTCTCCGCCAAGATCATCCCCTCCCGGGGTGCCTGGCTGGAGATGGAGGTCGACAAGCGCGACATGGTCGGCGTCCGCATCGACCGCAAGCGCAAGCAGTCCGTCACCGTCCTCCTCAAGGCCCTCGGCTGGACCACCGAGCAGATCCTCGAGGAGTTCGGCGAGTACGAGTCCATGCGCGCCACCCTGGAGAAGGACCACACCCAGGGCCAGGACGACGCGCTGCTCGACATCTACCGCAAGCTGCGTCCGGGCGAGCCGCCGACCCGCGAGGCCGCTCAGACGCTGCTCGAGAACCTCTACTTCAACCCGAAGCGCTACGACCTCGCGAAGGTCGGCCGCTACAAGGTGAACAAGAAGCTCGGCGCCGACGAGCCGCTCGACGCCGGTGTGCTCACCACCGACGACATCATCGCCACGATCAAGTACCTCGTGAAGCTCCACGCGGGCGAGACCGAGACCGTCGGCGAGTCGGGCCGGGAGATCGTCGTCGAGACCGACGACATCGACCACTTCGGCAACCGTCGTATCCGCAACGTCGGCGAGCTCATCCAGAACCAGGTCCGTACGGGTCTCGCCCGTATGGAGCGCGTCGTGCGCGAGCGCATGACCACCCAGGACGTCGAGGCGATCACGCCGCAGACCCTGATCAACATCCGGCCGGTCGTCGCCTCCATCAAGGAGTTCTTCGGCACCAGCCAGCTGTCGCAGTTCATGGACCAGAACAACCCGCTGTCGGGCCTGACGCACAAGCGTCGTCTCAACGCCCTCGGCCCGGGTGGTCTGTCCCGTGAGCGGGCCGGCTTCGAGGTCCGTGACGTGCACCCGTCGCACTACGGCCGCATGTGCCCGATCGAGACGCCCGAAGGCCCGAACATCGGTCTGATCGGCTCGCTGGCCTCCTACGGCCGCATCAACCCGTTCGGCTTCATCGAGACCCCGTACCGCAAGGTCGTCGAGGGTGTCGTCACCGACGAGGTCGACTACGTCACCGCCGACGAGGAAGACCGCTTCGTCATCGCCCAGGCGAACGCCCGCCTGGACGACGACCTGCGCTTCACCGAGAACCGCGTCCTGGTCCGCAAGCGTGGCGGCGAGGTCGACTACGTCGAGCCGTCCGACGTGGACTACATGGACGTCTCGCCGCGCCAGATGGTGTCCGTCGCGACCGCGATGATCCCCTTCCTCGAGCACGACGACGCCAACCGTGCCCTCATGGGCGCGAACATGATGCGCCAGGCCGTTCCGCTCATCAAGGCGGAGGCCCCGCTCGTCGGCACCGGCATGGAGTACCGCTGTGCGGTCGACGCCGGCGACTCGATCAAGGCGGAGAAGGACGGTGTCGTCCAGGAGGTCTCGGCCGACTACATCACCGTCGCCAACGACGACGGCACGTACACCACGTACCGCGTCGCCAAGTTCTCCCGCTCGAACCAGGGCACCTCGGTCAACCAGAAGGTCATCGTCAACGAGGGCGACCGGATCGTCGAGGCCCAGGTCCTCGCCGACGGCCCGGCCACCGAAGAGGGCGAGATGGCCCTCGGCAAGAACCTGCTCGTCGCGTTCATGCCGTGGGAAGGCCACAACTACGAGGACGCGATCATCCTGTCGCAGCGCCTCGTGCAGGACGACGTCCTCTCCTCGATCCACATCGAGGAGCACGAGGTCGACGCCCGTGACACCAAGCTGGGCCCCGAGGAGATCACCCGGGACATCCCGAACGTATCCGAGGAGGTCCTCGCCGACCTCGACGAGCGCGGCATCATCCGCATCGGTGCGGACGTCGTCGCCGGCGACATCCTCGTCGGCAAGGTCACGCCCAAGGGTGAGACCGAGCTGACCCCCGAGGAGCGCCTGCTCCGCGCGATCTTCGGTGAGAAGGCCCGCGAGGTGCGTGACACCTCGCTCAAGGTGCCTCACGGTGAGATCGGCAAGGTCATCGGTGTCCGCGTCTTCGACCGCGAGGAGGGCGACGAGCTTCCTCCGGGCGTGAACCAGCTGGTCCGCGTCTACGTGGCCCAGAAGCGCAAGATCACCGACGGTGACAAGCTCGCCGGCCGCCACGGCAACAAGGGTGTTATCTCGAAGATCCTTCCGATCGAGGACATGCCGTTCCTCGAGGACGGAACTCCGGTCGACATCATCCTGAACCCGCTGGGTGTCCCGTCCCGAATGAACCCGGGACAGGTCCTGGAGATCCACCTCGGCTGGCTCGCCAGCCGCGGCTGGGACGTCTCCGGCCTCGCGGACGAGTGGGCGCAGCGCCTCCAGGCGATCGGCGCCGACCAGGTCGCGCCCGGCACCAACGTCGCCACCCCCGTCTTCGACGGTGCGCGCGAGGACGAGCTGGCCGGCCTGCTCCAGCACACCATCCCGAACCGCGACGGCGAGCGCATGGTGCTCCCGACCGGTAAGGCGCGCCTGTTCGACGGCCGCTCCGGCGAGCCGTTCCCGGACCCGATCTCGGTCGGGTACATGTACATCCTCAAGCTGCACCACCTGGTCGACGACAAGCTCCACGCCCGTTCGACCGGTCCGTACTCGATGATCACGCAGCAGCCGCTGGGTGGTAAGGCGCAGTTCGGTGGTCAGCGCTTCGGTGAGATGGAGGTGTGGGCGCTTGAGGCTTACGGCGCCGCTTACGCGCTCCAGGAACTCCTGACGATCAAGTCCGACGACGTGACCGGCCGCGTGAAGGTCTACGAGGCCATCGTCAAGGGCGAGAACATCCCCGAGCCGGGCATTCCCGAGTCCTTCAAGGTGCTCATCAAGGAAATGCAGTCGCTCTGCCTCAACGTGGAGGTGCTGTCCTCGGACGGCATGTCCATCGAGATGCGCGACACCGACGAGGACGTCTTCCGCGCGGCGGAGGAGCTCGGTATCGACCTGTCCCGGCGCGAGCCGAGCAGCGTCGAAGAGGTCTGA
- the secE gene encoding preprotein translocase subunit SecE, which translates to MTDALGSIDMPDADSDTREKKARKGGKRGKKGPLGRLALFYRQIVAELRKVVWPTRNQLTTYTSVVIVFVVIMIGLVTVIDYGFQQAIKFVFG; encoded by the coding sequence GTGACGGACGCCCTGGGCTCCATCGACATGCCTGACGCCGACAGCGACACCCGCGAGAAGAAGGCCCGCAAGGGCGGCAAGCGCGGGAAGAAGGGCCCCCTGGGCCGCCTCGCGCTTTTCTACCGCCAGATCGTCGCGGAACTCCGCAAGGTCGTCTGGCCCACGCGAAACCAGCTCACGACGTACACCAGCGTGGTGATTGTCTTCGTCGTCATCATGATCGGTCTGGTGACCGTGATTGACTATGGGTTCCAGCAAGCCATCAAGTTCGTCTTCGGCTGA
- the rplK gene encoding 50S ribosomal protein L11, which yields MPPKKKKVTGLIKLQIKAGAANPAPPVGPALGQHGVNIMEFCKAYNAATESQRGMVVPVEITVYEDRSFTFITKTPPAARLILKHAGIEKGSGEPHKTKVAKLTRDQVREIATIKMPDLNANDLDAAEKIIAGTARSMGVTIEG from the coding sequence ATGCCTCCCAAGAAGAAGAAGGTCACGGGGCTTATCAAGCTCCAGATCAAGGCCGGTGCGGCCAACCCGGCTCCGCCGGTCGGCCCCGCGCTCGGTCAGCACGGCGTCAACATCATGGAGTTCTGCAAGGCCTACAACGCCGCGACCGAGTCGCAGCGTGGCATGGTCGTGCCGGTGGAGATCACGGTCTACGAGGACCGTTCCTTCACCTTCATCACCAAGACCCCGCCGGCCGCGCGCCTCATCCTGAAGCACGCGGGCATCGAGAAGGGCTCCGGCGAGCCGCACAAGACCAAGGTCGCGAAGCTCACGCGTGACCAGGTCCGCGAGATCGCCACGATCAAGATGCCCGACCTCAACGCGAACGACCTGGACGCCGCCGAGAAGATCATCGCCGGCACCGCCCGTTCCATGGGTGTCACGATCGAGGGCTGA